The following is a genomic window from Pan paniscus chromosome 6, NHGRI_mPanPan1-v2.0_pri, whole genome shotgun sequence.
ataactagATAAATTGCTTGGTGACTATTCTTCCTTCACCCTTCACCTTTCTCCCTATCATCTAAAGGCCAGTAACAAAAATAGTCTTCATACATCCTGACCCCTGATGCATACATTGAGAAACATGATTACACACACAACTGTTGATAGTATTACCTATGCCAATAATGCATAAAAGTTAATGAGTAGAAGAGAGTTTTAGACACAAACTGAGGCAGAAAGTAGTTTGTTCCCTGTTTacccactgtgtgaccttgaacataTTTTCTCAACCACTAGTTATTAACTTTGAATTCCCAGGAGAGTTGTTATAAAATACTGATGATATAAGCTCCACCTTCCAGAGATGCAGACTTAATATTTCTGCATTACTCCACATGCCAGTATTTTTAATAgcaccccaggtgattctaatgtacacTCAGTGTTGAAAATCACTGACCCAAACACcccaagcctcagtttactcaactataaaatgggataataatataAATACTCTAACTACCTCAAACTTTGTTAGGAGATTTAACCCAGAATAAATGTGAAagtattcatttcatttttatagtattagtatatttatatataattttatatacacataaaccCATAGGGTTCAAATGTTggaaattatttgtatatatacctCTATATGTAAAAGCAGATGAGTGCTTCTCAGGTTTTCCTAGTAATTTATGGCCGTTTGAAAGTGTAGTGGCCattagcagaaaaaataactttcggcctccttcatttcttttctgtatCTTTCAAAATGAACCAAATTCTTGAATCCCAAATGTCTTATGAACCCTATCATTGTCTCAGTTATGAAGAACATATGATTATGTATTAAACCTAACTGTTCTGATAAAGAtgctcatatatataatataggatatataatataaaatcatatatctaatatatCTATCAGATATATGATCTTGCTATTAATCTGGAATAAAACTtattagaagaaataagaaagcCAATTTCAATTTTGAAAATCAAGCCAGTGTTTTATCGATGGCATCCCAAGTCCCTGTAGCATAAAGTCCCTATAATGGCATGGGATACATACTTTGAGCAACAAGACTTCAGGTGATATGAAGCTGTACCCCAAGCCATGCCACCCTATGACTAGAGGCAAGACTGCATctaaaatttaagaagaaaaatattaatatccaaGTTCATTAATAGCACCTTTAGTAGTCATCCCAGTGTGGGGATACAAGTGCATTCTCACTCAAACTCATGaccaacaaaatatttttgtgatgTCTCAGAGTTGAGGGAGTTAGTTTATAGCCCacagggaagaaaagaggttGTTTCACCTATAGAGTTGGCCTTATTGGTTTGTGCTTCATTGAACTGAGTTAAGCAGGCAGAGGCCAATCCCATGATGGAAAAATGACGGAGCTGCTACTGGCATGTAGACAATGGGGGGCACGTGGCTGACAGAATCTGGCACTGGCTGCATTGAACTAATTATCTCCTGAGTCTGCAAGTGCAGTGGTTGGTGGAATAGGATAGCCAAGGCCTTCAGATGTGAcgttaaggaaataaaaagctCCTTCACTATGGCTATGGGGCCATTAAGACCCTTTAACTTTCCAGTATTAGCAAGCTCAGGGTAAAAAATGGGAACAAAATCATTTGATGTAgcactttattgtttttttttaccTGCAATTTTTCAGACAGTGAAAGTCCAAGGCAATGACATCTCCCACAAGCTTCAGATTTCCAAAGTGAGGAAAAAGGATGAAGGCTTATATGAGTGCAGGGTGACTGATGCCAACTACGGGGAGCTTCAGGAACACAAGGCCCAGGCCTATCTGAAAGTCAATGCCAACAGCCATGCCCGCAGAATGCAGGCCTTCGAAGCCTCGCCCATGTGGCTGCAGGATATGAAGCCCCGCAAGAACGTCTCCGCAGCCGTCCCCAGCAGCATCCATGGCTCTGCCAACCAACGAACGCACTCCACCTCCAGCCCTCAAGCGGTAGCCAAAATCCCCAAACAAAGTCCACAATCAGGTATGGAAACCCATTTCGAGCCTTTTATTTTACCACTCACAAACGCTCCACAGAAAGGTCAGTTGTATAGAGTAGACAGATTTAtgaatggtgatttttaaaatcgGAGACCTAGTTCAGTGCAAGTGATTATGAGAGGTGAGCACTGAGCCTGCACCAATTCACTCAGAGCTCAAAGCATGTGGGTGCACCCCGTCAGTCCCCTAGTGGTGCTTCATTTCCAGGGCATCTGAGAGCTGGACTCTGGTTTTTATCCTTTCTGTATTTACACATTATAAGAACAATAAATCATGTAATGTTGGTTACATTACAAATGCATGTTCATTTTCTCTACAGATTTATGTATCGATAATGACCCAAATTAAGAGGCTTTCACTTAATCAAAATGTAAATGAGAGAGACATGCCATATCATGCATTTTCAGCGACCCATAGCTCTAAGCAGGACTATTCTCCAAGGGCTTTTGATTTTGAAGGAGAAACCTCAGCTGCctgtgatgatgataatggaaGGATGGAGGGGGGATTGAAGACTGTAAGTGGTGCAAAGATAAGGCAACTCCTCTGTGAATTTGCCTTCCAGGCCAATTTAGAAGCTTAGTCACAGGATTCTGAAGGCAGCTGTGCAAGTTAAAGCTGTTCTGAATGGCATTAATGTATGCAGTCATTCAGCCAATGGAAACGCGTGGAAGTTTTAACCTTGATGTGGGATAAAGGCTTCGTGGAATGAGCAGTACCCTGCACAACCCCGCGGCCGTCCCGATTTCCTCAAACACGTGACATGGGATGAAGGGAGCACAAACATACTGACTTTAtccttctttaggtttttccctAAAGAAGTATTGATGCTACCATCGGTAATGGAAAATTATATTGCTAATATTTAAGGTCTCTTCAgccattaaattaaaaagtctgATTACTTCACCAGGATGATTTCTGAGATCTCATCTCATATCGTCCtgaatacacagacacacacacacgcacacacacacacatctcagaAATCATCCTAATCAAATATAGActttatatatatcaaatatatatatacatatagaaatacatataGGTGTGTATCTTTAAGTCCTTGCTTGTGAACaatgcttttaaatgtttttaaaatactgtatgcCAAAATAGGTTTTCTCTTAATGCTTTACTTCCTAATGGATGTGATTTGCAGATTTGTAGGGCACTTGGATTAGGGTTCTCTGAGTTTGCCCTGCCTTATAATGTAGATGAGCAACTCTCCTGGCATGCCTTGGTCATTGCAATTTATGTCAGTCTGATGAATAGATGGCTTAGCCTCTCTGAAGCCCAATGTGTGtggatttgtctaatttttttctttataatctttTCTGCTTACCAAATTAAAGGACAAACTAATATAGCTggaacatatatgtgtgtatccatACACACTAAACACACAGGTATATGCTAAATTGTAATGGTAACCAAATGATGGTTACAACTTTGTGACTATTATTTGAGGAAGATTTAATGTCTTTGGAGTGATTTTCCCCTCTTTCTTCACATTATCATAAAAGAAGTGAGACACTGCAGGCAAGATTACAGAGTAGCCTAAGCAGACAATTTACAACCTAATTAGCAAGAACTCCAAATCATGGAAGTGAAATTATTATTATCCTACATAGACTGTTCCAAGTTAGATGTCATCAATCTGTTCGGCAGAATAAAATCAAACAGATTACCTATTCCAAGTGAAGAATTCCAAGGGTAGAATGAAATGCTTTATCTATTTCTAGAATGTTTTCTTAGCTTTTGGGGTTTAATAATGCAATCtcaaaatatctatttattttattttaatatctcttAGCGCTGTGATTAGTGCTAAATGATAAACTCTAGATCTCTTCTAAcaattatcaaataaaaattactgcTCTTTTTGCATCCCATTGCCAGCCTTGCTGTCAGATTCAAAATTGCTTTTTCTAGATGTAAAggtagaaggagagaaaaaagtgaCTCATGAAGTCTATATTCATTAAAAGTCCTGTTCACTAAACATATCTGCTTATATCAAAGAGTAACctgaaatatctgaaaatatttaatttcaatatttCCAACCAGTGAATActggataatatttttatatacttctatcaacattttctaatttcGATTTCAGAAGCTGGGGCAGTCCAGTCACTCACTTTACTTATGTGTAAGTTCCTATACTTGCACAATTATTATATATGATTCAGTATCTGGGgtggatatttatatattatattcactGTAATACCCACATCCTGATTTATGATTTTTGCCTCACGATTTTCAGATTATATTCAAATAAAGCTTATTTCAATACCCatgcttcatttattcattcatttattcaccttCCATCCCTCCTAGGAACTCACATACCAGGCACAGGGACACAAACATGGAAGACACACTTCTTCTCCTCAAGGAGTTTGTATTTTAGTttgcaagaaaacaaaatatttgtacaTTCCATTTATCATCCATCTTTATTTCATTATTCTATGAAAGGCAAGATGTGATGAAAGCACAAAAATCAAAATCTTGCTTTTGGAAGCCAATAGCTATATTGTACTAgccttttatcttttattgtttGATACAAAGAGGCATCCTTCATCTATGGTATATGAGACACTGTCATCTCTGTCACAAAAGCTGGCCCGTTTGGCCCTTTATTTTCATCATAATCTTTTGACATAGTTGACTAAATTATTTAAACTGAAACACTCACCTCTTAATTGatactatttttctttcaaagaatttctgtttttaaatgaaggaaaacatattagctgaaaataattttatataaaatcttcAAATTTTCATACAATTAATTTAACCAGTTTTTCTAGAGCAGAGATTTACATGAATAGAAGAAGATGGAAAAGATAGTCTATGACCATCTGCCTATCACAAGATAAAGCTAACTGTTATTTAATATGGCTAGTCCCATACCTTTTCCAGATATTTTCCAAAAGTTTTGGAGCATGTGACTTTCCCCTCccacttaaaattcttttttatctttgtgaaTCCTTCACTTGTAAAATTATTTGAATACTACCTCCATTTAGTAATcagcaattaaaacaaaataatgaagcaAAACGGTTAggcaaacagataaacaaaacttGGCTTTTGCAATCCCTTTGAAGTTTGCCGTCTTCAATTGTTCTGAACACTCTCTAGTTTTGTGTACCATGACCACCTTAGATCATATCAAACCCACTCCCCTCTGCCCACTTTTTTTGGCTCTATTTGCAAGAAGCTTATCAAGAGAAGATGCCAATAAATATGATGTTATCAGGAAAGCAATACATAGAGTTAGAAGCAGAAGAAATGTTCTATAGATGTTCTGAGAAGGTGAATTCCTGCTTCTTGCTGGAGGAGTCAGGGAGGGCAACCTGGAAGAAGGGACTTGGAGGATAGGGAGAGTTCATACAAGCAAATATGGAGAAGAAAGACCTTTCGGAGAGGAGGGTGGCACCAAGCACAACTGACTGTGGAAGTCCCAGGATCTTGACCAGGATGGAGTGGTTTAGGTCCCTCTTCGCAGAGAACACAGGACTCAACGCCCCTCCACCATGCCCCCAAATACCCCAATATACTAAGCCATTCTCTACTTGTTTCTTCCTGTCTCATCCAGTGTCTCCAATCCTTCCAGAGGTCAAACATCTCCACAGACCACCTCTACtagtccttcctttcttctctctgtcttcACTTTTTTCTACTGACCCCCTTCCCACCTTCCCAACGTCACACAGAACTGTGAAGCAGCTTCCTGCTCCTCTTCCCCAACCTGGCCATGGATCAACCCCTGGTGTGCAGAGCTGCATGCTGGCTCCTCCAGGTAAATTGCCCAGGTCGCTCGCACTCCCAAAGCTGTCATGCAAGTCACTGGTGTCTCCTGCTTCCAATTCCCCACCCTCTCACATCTCGTCCTTCCCAGTCTCTAGGCAGCCTTTCTCCCTCGATCACTCCTTCCTGACACTCTTACCTCTCTTCTCTTTGCAGGCTGGTCCCCTATTTACTGGCTCCTAgcattctcctctctcctttaTTGGCCTCCTCCCCAACTAAATTCCTCTCTTAAATATAGTTCTTTTCCCATTGTCAACTGCCTGATCTTCTCATCCACTTCCATGGTTTTGACTGCTAAATTTTCTTAGGAAATTGTTCGAGTCACCTTTGTACTTCTGACTCATTTCTGTAGATCCAGACTCATGTTCACTCTTGTCCCCaaagtatctacatatatatccTGCAAAAACTGTGGCAGAGTAAGGATGTCTGCACACTTGTCTCCATCCCACGCATTGAAGCCTATTTTCCTTCCCCTGAGCATAGGCTGGCCTGTGACCACTCTGCCCAATAAAGTATGAAGAAGTGAGCTGTGCTAATTCTAGACCTATCCTTTACAGGGGCTGGCAGCACCTGCTGAGCCCTCCTGGAAGCCAGCCACTGTGGAAGCTGTGCAGCCACCTTACTGAGTGAAGGCCAGCCAAGGACCTTGGTGTGCGAGCCTGGAAGCAGCCTTGGGCAGCCAGTCACCCCAGCCTTCCTCCAGCCACAGCTCCAGTGGCTGTCTCATTGCAGCATGAGGGAGCCCAAGCAAACACTGCCCAGCTAAGTACAGACAACACGCAGAATAGAGACAGATGATGATCTCCTGTCGTTTTAAGGCACTAGGTTGTAGTGAGGTTTGTTTCATGATAGATACCCAGATCAGACATCTAAAACTCAAATATTCAAGACTGAATTTATCTTAGCTTTCTCACCAAAAGGAAATGTTCTTCCTCCTATGATCCCAAACTCTTTTAATAGCATTCATCACAGTCATTGGTCTTGAGGAAGCCTTGAAAATGTTCTCATCTCTTCTGTCAGCTGCCACACTGAATTGTCCTAGTAATTGTCTCCCTAAAACATCCTTGAGAAACTGCGTCTTTTCTGTTCTAACCAATACTGGTTTCATTGTCAACACAGGCCctcttcactttcctcatctaaTCCAATCTATTCCAAAAAGAATTTCTTGTTTTAACTCTACTACAAGGGACGTATCACAACAGAGCATGtgtgaaatgattatttttttcaaagtgccAACATTAGTTTTTGTAGTCTAACTCCAGCCTTGTTTCTTCTGAGTTCCTAATCTCATTCAGTCTTTCCATTTGGTATTGCCTGAAtgttttcagatattttgttacCTCTATGGCTTTGCAAATGCTGTTTCCTTTGTATGAGTCTTTTCCTATTTGCTGAGTTCCTACAAAAATGCAAACTCCTTTGTTAaagctttctccttttctcttagtCAGAATTGGTTACTCATCAAGTTCTCAGCAATTCGTTTATACTTACTTTGAAGCCCTCACTGTGCCTTGTATTGTTGAACCTTTAGTGCTCAAAGTCACACATTCTGGAAAACCTCTTAGTTTTAAGCAAACTAGGACAGTTGATCACCCTAACTATAACTTCTTGGCTACAAATACTATAGCTTGTTTCTGCAATTCCTCTATGTGCCCTGAACAAGTGGGGCTcatgttcttattattttgtataattatGTTTTCATAATTAGATAATTTTACCACTACTCTAGAACTGATCAAGACTCCcaaacagtgtttctcaaagtgagtTGTGCAGCCTACCTATGCCAGACTCATCAGGGAGCTTATTAAAAATTCGTATTCCAGAACTCCACCCAGTGCCTACTGAATCAGCATCTCTGAGTGTAGAACCAGAAATAAGTATTCTATGTTCCAAAAGTTAAAAGAATCATTAGCTTTTTGAAGTTTTTCAGggtaaaaaaattttcttcttatcATTTACTATGAGATATATAtctgtatgtgtatctgtgtcatgctacaaaatactttttttagaGGCTCTGTTCTGTTGCTCTTATTGTTTCCAATGTTGGGATGGACTTTCGTGAAGCTGTTCACTCCTGTGATCAACAGCTGGTATTTGTAAGGAAACTGGCTGCGGTGAAGGTGGTACTTGTGTCTCCGTGTGTGGAGTCTGTAGTAGCTCAGCAGGAATGCTGATTCTCTGAACTATGAAATACAATTATTGTGTGTTCACCATGATGTGAACCTGACTGTTAAGAGGCAGCTGCTGCAACAGCTGCCAGGAGCCAAGAGTGGCCACTTTCAGCAGGGTTGATCTTAACACAGGATGTCAAAGTcattgggaggagggagatgagggACTGAGGGTCTTTGCAGGGAGAGTGCTTGTCTCATTTAATATGTGAGTAAATGGTGCACTGCTTTGAGGTAGAGTCAGTCATATAATTCAGCCCTTACTGCTGATTTTTGTTTAAATGATCCAACTTGGCTGCTTACACAGGTTAAATTAATTTAATCATTGTAATTCTATCATATAAATGGCAACTATGTAAATCAAGTGTCTATGAATAAGACAAAAATAGATATAAGGGAATGATTTGGATAATACAGGCCAAGGAATCTGCTAGGGCTATATTTGAACCAGAATTA
Proteins encoded in this region:
- the VSTM2A gene encoding V-set and transmembrane domain-containing protein 2A isoform X9 is translated as MSCAFQSGSASVYLEIQWWFLRGPEDLEPGAEGAGAQVELLPDRDPDSDGTKISTVKVQGNDISHKLQISKVRKKDEGLYECRVTDANYGELQEHKAQAYLKVNANSHARRMQAFEASPMWLQDMKPRKNVSAAVPSSIHGSANQRTHSTSSPQAVAKIPKQSPQSAKSKSPVKSTERTAKLTLNSKHHPAPTVL
- the VSTM2A gene encoding V-set and transmembrane domain-containing protein 2A isoform X1, producing the protein MMGIFLVYVGFVFFSVLYVQQGLSSQAKFTEFPRNVTATEGQNVEMSCAFQSGSASVYLEIQWWFLRGPEDLEPGAEGAGAQVELLPDRDPDSDGTKISTVKVQGNDISHKLQISKVRKKDEGLYECRVTDANYGELQEHKAQAYLKVNANSHARRMQAFEASPMWLQDMKPRKNVSAAVPSSIHGSANQRTHSTSSPQAVAKIPKQSPQSGMETHFEPFILPLTNAPQKGQLYRVDRFMNGDF
- the VSTM2A gene encoding V-set and transmembrane domain-containing protein 2A isoform X7, translating into MMGIFLVYVGFVFFSVLYVQQGLSSQAKFTEFPRNVTATEGQNVEMSCAFQSGSASVYLEIQWWFLRGPEDLEPGAEGAGAQVELLPDRDPDSDGTKISTVKVQGNDISHKLQISKVRKKDEGLYECRVTDANYGELQEHKAQAYLKVNANSHARRMQAFEASPMWLQDMKPRKNVSAAVPSSIHGSANQRTHSTSSPQAVAKIPKQSPQSGQFRSLVTGF
- the VSTM2A gene encoding V-set and transmembrane domain-containing protein 2A isoform X8, translating into MMGIFLVYVGFVFFSVLYVQQGLSSQAKFTEFPRNVTATEGQNVEMSCAFQSGSASVYLEIQWWFLRGPEDLEPGAEGAGAQVELLPDRDPDSDGTKISTVKVQGNDISHKLQISKVRKKDEGLYECRVTDANYGELQEHKAQAYLKVNANSHARRMQAFEASPMWLQDMKPRKNVSAAVPSSIHGSANQRTHSTSSPQAVAKIPKQSPQSA